CCCAGCACTGCCAGGagaccaggattcctgggttcccaTCCATGCGGCCTGagctcatgggggtggggagctgccgcCAGATGGCGAAACAAGCCCCTGGCAGAGGAGATCTGTGCTGCACTGCAGGGCAGACAGGCCCTGGGctagtgtccacacagccaggaactggccaggccctgccgcatccccagcatggccagggcagggggatggacatGGGTAACGGCCCTTGTGGGagagcagagccaggacaggcaTCCATCGatgcagctgggggggcgggtgttgccCCCACCGGGGCCGGGCTGTGTGTGCCCCGCTTGGCGCTGTAAGGTCACcagcggctgggctgggggtgccccctcccccccacataccTCGGCTGGGGATCCGCAGCTTGCAGGGCAGAGAGATGGGGGTGATGGAGTGCTGCGAGACCAgggcaggcaggctccctgcaggGCACATGCCCGTCAGTGGGTctgcctcacccctcccctggccctgcacccccccgcccagtcctccatgcccttggctgatCTCTGAGCTCCTGCTTCCACCCCCCAGGTGCCCAGCAGGGATGAGGGACAGGCTGGTGCCTCTGCAGGGGAGTGGTtggacaccccctccccatcACTCACCGAAATAGGGCTCATTCTGGCAGCCCTTGATCTTCACCCCCTTGGGGCCCGTCTCGATCAGGAAGTGACGCACCAGCTGCTCCATGGGGTCACCTGGGCAGGGACCCAGTTAGGTGAGagacctctgccccagacccaccacccctgctgaaAGCCCACGCCCTGCTGAGAGTGCCCTGACAATGGGTGGGCACGCGCTCCCAAGGGGCACTGGAAGGGCTAGTAGTGCAagtggggtcgggggtggggaggccgtcaggactcctgggttctgctcctgccTCTGGGACTAGAGTGagcctgggaaccaggactcccgggttctctcccccaccctggcacAGGCTCATTAGGCAGggtcccgtgcctcagtttccccacctacaATCTAGCAGTGACCGTCCTTGGTGCCTGTGGTGGGGCTCAGCCGAGGGCAACTGCCTGGACACGCTCTCACCTttggatgggagtggggggcagttggCCGGGGGCGTCGCCACTTTGAGGGCCAGGCCGTAGGCGCCTTGGAAGGAGTTGCTGTCACGGATGACgaagcagccaggctccctgtcCTTCAGCAGGGCGACAGCTgctcggggggcggggagaggagccTGTTTGAGCCTCCTGTGCCAGCATCGCTCGCCCGCTCCTGTGCCAGCGTCGCCCTCCCCTGCGCCACCTGTCACTCCCCCACCATGCAGAGAACGGCTCCctccagctggtccccagcccgGCAGCAGccaaccccctgctgcaggcGCTGTGCCCTTCTGGGGGGGATGCTGCCATCTGCCCCACAGCGGCTCAGCTTGTGCCCAGCCTGGGCCCGCTGCCCAGGCCCGGCCTGGAGGGAATTTGGGGTCTATGTCCCAACCCCGCCACagaggggctgcagtgaccaGGCAGCCAAGCTTGGAGGCTCCCTGCAGAGTCCTAGCTGGATCGGTCGGGATCTCTAGCCCcatggcagggggtgggcaggaattaagagccaggactcctgggttctaaccCCACCTCTGGAAGCTGAGCCTAGGAATGGAGCTACagggaaagggtttttttccctacTTAAAAAGAATCACAACAGCTGCAGCCAAACACCCCCTGTGACCTGACTCAAGCacccccctgtgccccccccgccccacaggccCCTGTACCTTGGTCCCGGGACAGGTTGGGTTTATACCAAAACTTGGACGTGTCCTGGACGAATTTGACGTTGCTGTGGCTCTCCGGCGGTGCGGCTGGAAGGGAACCGCAGGCAGCAGGTGAGGGAGCCGGGGACGTGGGTGGAAGAAACTTGTGCTCATGTTTCAAGGGGAAACCTACCAGCCCGGGGGGAAGTTCCCAGCTACTCCCAGCAGGGGGTACTGTGGGGCAGAAGTAATGgcttgggggggggtgtgtgtgcagattCCCCactactccagccccagcctttcccagcagggggtgccgtggggcagcagcactggctcggtggggtgggggggggcagataccctgctgctgcagccccagcctttcccagcagggggcgccatggggcaggagcactggctggggggggggcagattccctgctgctgcagccccagcctgtcccagcagggggcgccatgAGGAGCAGCACTGCCTGTAGAGCAGATTTCAAGGGGCCCCTGACACCACCCCCCCATCTTCCACCCCCGCAGCAGCGCCAGTCCCTGACCTGGCTCCAGCCTGGCGGTGTCGGGCGCGAAGGTGACGTGGTGCCCTGCCCCGGTGCCCTGTCCCGGGGGcgagctcctctcccagctgcccGCCACGGGCGTGTGGCGTTTCTCCGGCAGGGGCGGCTGCTGCAGCGAGAGGCAGGCCCggaccaggccctggctgggggagcctgggggtggcGGGCTCTGCTCCCCGCCTGGCTGGTAGTAGGCTGTGGCGATGGGGAAGGCAGGGGTCGGGGAGCACTGCAGGTCGGGGGGGCAGgcatggcgggggggggctgggagctgcaggctgagGGGGCTCGGGAGGGGGCTGCCGTTGGGGCAGTGGGCCAGGGGGCCTGGGGCCGGCTCAGCTCTGTCGCTGGGCAGGTGCCCATTGCAGGCGGCTGGGCTCCTGAGCGTGGCTGTCGTCCTGCACCTGGCACAGGCTGGGCTGAGGGCGGGTGCGCccggggggctgtgctgggccgGCCCGtccaggccagggagcagcaggcgaGCTGGGGACCCATTGCTGGGAGGCGAATCGGGGGAGCTGGGGCCGTTCAGGTGAGCCGGGGTGTCGCCTGGCTTCATCCGGCACAGGCCAGTGCCGAGGGGCGGGCTGGCTGGGCTGTAGGCTTGGGGACACAGCAGTCTCAGGGTCAGCCCATTGGACTGGGCCTGGGCGAGGGCTCCATGGGCAGAGGCCTGCGTCGGGgaagggggcagcggggggctgaGCACTGGCCCTGGCGGGGCTGCGCTGGTCTCTGGGGTCCCCTTGGCACCAGGCGAGGCGGTGGCCTTGGGGCTGGAGCGCGCTGAggtctcctgcaggctgctggccGTGGTGCCACCTTCGGGTGCTGCCGGGCTGTGGAGTCACAGAGGGGGCACATTCAGTGCCACCCTAGGCACCAGCCGGGGCAATCCCCCCTCCGAAGGCCCGCTGGTCTCCTTTGCTTGTGTGCGCAgagaccccctcccagccctcggCTCCTcatcccagggcctggctgtgcccaccctggcagctctggggcaggagggagccagcTCTGCCCTAGGGGGtgaccccctggctgccccttgcCCTGCAGGTGGGGCCATACGCACCTCTCTTTGCTCTGCATCGGGCTGCTGGTGTGCAGGGGGGTTGGTGGGCCTGAGAGCTCGGTGGGTGCGGGAAAGGCCGTGTGAGTCTCCcgcaggggctggcggggggggctggcagcGTCTTGCCAGGGCGCCTCCTCCCCGGGACCCTGCGTCTCTGGGGAAAGAGCCGGCTGGGTAAAAAGCAGGCCACGCCCCCAGCCCGCTGGCTGCTCCCCCCTTCCCGTCGGCCACACGCCTGCCCCATGGCTACTAGCCacgcacccccttcccccacggCTGCCAGAGAGACTTCCCCTCCCACCTGagccacaccccagccctctccccccaGGACCAGTAGCTGGGCCCCACATTGGCTggtccccaagccccacccccatgccatcTTGGGTACTCACCAGTGGGCGTCCGTGCCTGGAGCCCGGGGTGTGGGTAGCCCTGGCCCGTCTCCAGCAAGTGGGGCTCGCAGTTCTGCTTCCCGGGGGTCGAGCTGAGGGGGGACGCCGAGCCGGAGGGGGGTGAGTGGTAGCCCAGTGCGTACGGTGGGGAGGTGCagggcctgcctggggcccggccatagaagggcagctgggggcagtgggtggagcaggtgtAGGTCccgtggggcagcaggtgggggtagTGTGGGCCGTAGCGGAAGTGAAAGGGCTCCGGGCTCTGCTCCATCCCCTGGGGGCCCTTCGGAGGGGCGCCGGGCGCGGGGTGTAGGGGGTAGCCGTGCCCGAAGTGCGCCGGCACCTTGGCGTGGGCAGGCTCCGAGTCAAACACCTCGTGCTGCCCCCGGCCGCGCTGGCCGTAGGCGGCCGGCATGAGCAGGGGCACGGGCTGGCCGGGGTGCCCGGCCCGGGCGTTCTTGGCGCTCTCCTGGCCCCATGCCTCGGGCTCGCGGCTGCCCAGGTGCAGGCCGTAGAAggcggcagtggggggcaggccggCCTCCTCACGAGCCGTCTCCTGgcagtgctggcaggggcacagctcCAAGCCGCACAGGGGCTCCTCCTCCAGGATCACCACCTCCCGGTAGCCGGGCACCTTGTAGAGAAGCTCTTCCTGcttgcgggggctggggggcagctcatAGGCGTACGGgtgggccaggggctgcaggcccTCGGAGAGGGAGCGGTACGCCCGCCGCTTGTCCCCCGGCCCAGCCTCCGGCAGGCAGGGGTAGCCCTCGGCGGGGGACAGCAGCACCCCGCTGGGGCTGTAGAGCAGCCGCCGGCGCTCCAGGGTGCCCTCTGGCCTGTAGCAGGCCCCGTTGGGCAGCGTCTCGGGGCCGTGGGTACCCGGGCAGCTCTGCGAGCGGTAGCCCAGGCGGCAGGAGCAGTGGCGGGCGAGGCCGGCGCGCCGGTCCGGGTAGGCCAGGGGCCCAAAGGGGCTGCTTTCTGCCAGTTCGTCCTCCACGATGGCCGTCTCCCTGTCCTTGGCCCCCGTGCTGGGCCAGCTGCGGGGCGGCGAGGCCCCTCTCTGCGGCCTGgggggctctggcctggctgtgACGCCAAAGCCCCCCAGGAGCCTGTCCAGCTCCTCCCTCTCGGCTGGCGTGGGCTGCGGCTTGGCGGGCGGGGAGGGCTCGTCCAGCTTCTCGGCCAGCGTGGAGGAGTGGCCCGAGTCGCTGCTCAGGGAGAGGAGGCGGCCGCCCGGCTGGGTGGACTCGGCGCTGCCGGGGCTGCCGCTGGTGCTGGAGAAGCTGCTCAGGTGCCGCTGCTTCTGGATCTTGGCGTAGAGGCTGCCGTCCAGGGGGCCACGGGTGTGGGCCAGGTCTGCGGGTGAGGGGACAGAGGGGCCCTGTCAGCGAGACGATGAGAGGCCGGCCCGGGGCCCTCCTTGGGCACCAGCACCCGTGGTTGGCaccgggccccaggcagggctgggccctgtccggccaggggcagcaggatggggacacacacacacacacacacacacacacacacacacacacacacacacacacacacacacacacacacacacacacacacacacacagagagagagagagagagagagagagagagagagagagagagagagagagcggggcTCAGCTTGTCCAGCAGtcggcagctgggagggagggacggacggacggacacgctatccagactaacacggctacccctccgatacttcacacacacacacacacacactctctctctctctctctctctctctctctcattcataCCTTGCAAATCTCCCCAAAACCCACAACCTGGAGAGCACAGAGTCCCTCCCCATCTCGAAAACGTGACCCACTCAGAGCGACACAACACGGCAGGCGCACACGGACCCGAGCACACAGCCACACTCGCAGGACTTCGGCAATTCACTTCAACTCATTGCACTCGGGGGCGCCAGACCCTGGAAATTCCCTCCTGGCCAGCGACCACCTCTCATCATCTCAGGCTGCTCTTCCCACATCACCCCCATCAGAGGAGCTGGCACAGACCCTGAGTCaatccactcctgcccctcctttgAAACTGTAGGTCCTACAGAAACACGGGCTCTTGCTGCGGGGGTGGGTTTTGCTGCAGTCTGGCGGGCTTGTGACCGGCGCTGTGGCGGCCTCTCAGCTCTCACCTGCCTGGTCCCTTCCACTGCCCTTGAATTCTCATTTGGGCTTTTATCTCTCCACGTTCGCAGGGGGGTTATTTAAGGTGGACTTTTAGGGGCAGGATGTGGCAGCTGTTGGGGTTTGGAGATCAATGAAACTTGCATAGCACCTGGGAACTCCAGGCATTGGGGTTGTGCCTGGACATCAAGGGTTAGTTCTCGCCTCTTggtctgtacctcagtttcccatggGTCAAAGGGGTCAACTGATCACTGCTGGGGATATACTGGCAaacccaggggtggggaggagggtcagcAGATGAACACAGACGTATGACAAGTGAAATGGGTTCAGAAGGTGGTGTGGGGCAATAGCAGATTTGGAAAAAAGGGTTGAGGGTTTCTAAGCAAAACGTTCCAGGTTCCCGGTTCAAAATAACTTTTGGGGCTGAAATTTCAGCTCATTAGACTGAAAAGAGGtgaagaaagaggggaaaaaaaaacccagatggTTCTCAGTAATCTACACAAAtgacatttcgagcagatctcgagaagtgattgttcccctctattcagcactggtgaggccacatctggaatattgtgtccggttttgagacccccagtataaaaaggaggtggatgtgctggaacaggttcagtggagggcaacaaaaatgattaagggcctggagcacaagacctatgaggagaggctgaaggatttgggcttgtttagtttacagaagagaagacttaggggtgatttaatagcagccttcaacttcctgaaggggagctctaaagaggagggtgagaaactgttctcagtggtgtcagatggcagaacaaggagcaaaggtctgaagttacagagggagaggtgtaggctggatattaggaaaaactgcttcactaaagagggaggtgaagcactggaatgtgtcgcctagagaggtggtggaatctccatccctagaggtttttaagtccaggctgggatgatttagttggggctggtcctgctttgggcagggggctggactcgatgacctcctgacgtcccttccagccctaggattttatgatgaTATGGGCTCCAGTGACCAACAGTCCTTCCCattattccatccatgggcagaataaattttggtagGCACACCaaagtatgtgtggatgtgcaccacccctggAAACACCAGCTGCGGGCGCTCGGCTAatcacctgaacctctcctgggcggccgcctaagggctcatcttacagggaaccctgctatTCACCCCAACAGATATTCTTTCTGCAGGTTTTTTGTTCCCAACATTTGTGGAGGTTTTGACTTTCCTGCCCGATTCGGGACAGAAACGTTCCTGAAACTCTAGAGAATGTTCACGGGCAACCACTTTGTGCTGCACCGTCTGAACAGACAACGGGattggaggggaaactgaggcacggcgaGAGGCAGCCACTGAGCTGAGgcaagaacccaggtgtcctgactctCCGCCCAGGCGGGTGATTGGCCATTTGAAGCAGGTGAAGCTCTGCCCAGACCTTGCCGGCCTCACCTTCCAGGCTGTCCTCATGGTGCAGGTTGAAGTTCTCGTAGGAGTCCCAGCGCACCATGGGATCGGCGATGTTATAATCCACGGTGACAGACGGGCCGTTCCGCAAGCTCTCCAGGCCTGAGGGGAGAGACCTGGTGAGGGCCgtgggggggcagagctcaggggggtgccctccccgcctcccctccccccacctccgcaCCCGGCCAGCCCCTCACCTTTCATCTTCTCGGGGCTGGACGAGAAGATGAACTCCACGCTGGCTTCGAAGGGGAAGCGCTCGTCTGGGGAGAGGAGAGCTCGTGAGCGGAGGAGCcattggctgggggtgcagcatgatggGGCACAACAGCCTGAAGGGGTACCAGGTtccgggggggagcagggggaggaggaggcactgcaggggaagggggcccagggAACTGGGAGGATGGGGGGCCCATATACcacagagggaaagggggacccaggcaccaggagagcaggggggcccaggcactGCCATGGCGCACAGACAGCGGCTGAGCTACATGCAGGTGCCCTGGGAGCAGCCTAGGGCGGGGGCCTCCCCCCTGGGGCGCCACTGTCCCGCCCAGCTCACCTTGCCAGGCCTCGTCCAGCTCGTCCTTCCCGAACCAGAGCTGGGCGCTGTGGATGGTGCATGTGTGGAACTGGACACGGAAAACCACGTCCCGGTCGGAGCTACAGCTCTGCTTGTGGTAGCACTTCACCTGGGGGGAGGGCGTGGGGTCAGCACTGCCCCCCGGCACATAAAGGGCCACCGACATGCACACAGGGCCCACGCATGCCCACGGCTGTGCACGCATGTCACACGGCTCCCCCCGTGCATGCATGGAGGCACGCTCAGGCACACCTCTTGTGCACACTGACAGCCCTTTGCGCACGTGCTCAGACACCCCGTGGTGCACGGTGATGACCCCTTGCACGCTCACTTGGGCACACTTTTTGTACACACTAACAACACCTTGCATATACACTCAGGCACAGCCATTGTGCACACGGatgccacctcctgcacccttccccccagaccctcccatgcacacacacgcCTGGCACACTGACACCCCATGCGTATGTCCACTTGCACCCCCTGCCGGCTCTGCACAGCCCCCGCTCACCCCCTCTGCCTGGAGTGAGTCGGCCCCCCGGGTCCGCCCGCTCTGTGGTTAGCTCCTCGCCCAGCCGAGCGCCCCACGGTCACCCCCTTCCTGGGGCTGGCCGTACTCACCATCACATCCCCtttcagcagcagggctggctcgAGGGTGACACAGAGCTTCTGCGGGCtggggcctgggatgctgctgcaaGGGAGGGCAGAGAAATGCAGGGGGCTGAGGTCAGAGCTGCGGGCGGAGGGGCCCAGTGGCTCCCATCAGCAGGTGCCTCATACTCACTAGATCCCCGaggtgtagacaagctgcatggaCTGGTAGATCTTCACAAAGGGCTGGTAGCCTAGGGCGAAGGGCAAGTTACTGGAGGTGCAGAGGGCAGGCTGCCCAGAGCTGAGCCACTCAGGCAGGGATCCCTCGTGACAGGAGTGATCCCTCGTGACAGGAATGAGCTCAGTGCTGAAGGTGCCGTGCTGCCCTCGTGCATACAGGACTGCTTCGGCCTGCACCTGCACACCCAGGAGAGCACTGCCTGTTCACACACGGGTGTGTCAAGACTCCTGGGGGCGTGCGAGGCAACGCGCGCCCACTTTGCATATGGGGGCACACTTCTGCACGTGAGTGTGCCCATTAAGCACGTGCTGGTGAGCTGATGTTTGGGCACGTGTTAGGACACACTAGGAAATTTGCGGGTGCCCATTTGCACACGCTGTTAGGCTGCTGCGCACATGGGCGTACGCGGCTTGCACGAGCCTGCAAGTTCACACCCCTGTGCTTGCTCACCAGCCTGGGGCAGGCACCTGCGTgtgccacacacaccccatggcACTCACCACCGCTGGGCTCGAagctggggatggcagggaggaGGACGTGGTGCAGGAACAGGGTGTTGCAGTTCATCTTGATGGTGCCGGACAGCAGGCCGCTGAAGTAACTGATGTACCTGGGGAGCGAGGTGGGGACAGCTCAGACCTGGATCTTGCTCCCCactggagctgggagggcagccaATGGGGACCTTCTCCTGTCCCTCATTACACCCCCTCCtcggcccctcccccccatcactgTGTGTcatatcccccccgccccctgcgctCACCTTTTCTGGGACGGCTGCAGGGACGCAGCCACTTTGTCCTCGCAGAACTTTCGCATGGTCAGGGTGCTGAGCGCCTGGTct
This sequence is a window from Carettochelys insculpta isolate YL-2023 chromosome 29, ASM3395843v1, whole genome shotgun sequence. Protein-coding genes within it:
- the TNS2 gene encoding tensin-2 isoform X3; translation: MTPRKTLEMLLRALGRRESRRVPSSSRPEKGLEPHSFKEKGFKTKRRACVVCKEPIEALGLVCQVCKVASHKKCEAKVASSCQPLPPPELRRNTAPARHIQHLGSTKSLHTAKQRSTLPRSFSLDHVMERKYDFDLTYITERIISVFFPPALEEQRYRSNLREVAQMLKSKHEDKYTLFNLSEKRRDISRLNPKVQEFGWPDLHAPPLDKICSICKAMEAWLHAHPQHVVVLHCKGNKGKTGVIVAAYMHYSKISASADQALSTLTMRKFCEDKVAASLQPSQKRYISYFSGLLSGTIKMNCNTLFLHHVLLPAIPSFEPSGGYQPFVKIYQSMQLVYTSGIYSIPGPSPQKLCVTLEPALLLKGDVMVKCYHKQSCSSDRDVVFRVQFHTCTIHSAQLWFGKDELDEAWQDERFPFEASVEFIFSSSPEKMKGLESLRNGPSVTVDYNIADPMVRWDSYENFNLHHEDSLEDLAHTRGPLDGSLYAKIQKQRHLSSFSSTSGSPGSAESTQPGGRLLSLSSDSGHSSTLAEKLDEPSPPAKPQPTPAEREELDRLLGGFGVTARPEPPRPQRGASPPRSWPSTGAKDRETAIVEDELAESSPFGPLAYPDRRAGLARHCSCRLGYRSQSCPGTHGPETLPNGACYRPEGTLERRRLLYSPSGVLLSPAEGYPCLPEAGPGDKRRAYRSLSEGLQPLAHPYAYELPPSPRKQEELLYKVPGYREVVILEEEPLCGLELCPCQHCQETAREEAGLPPTAAFYGLHLGSREPEAWGQESAKNARAGHPGQPVPLLMPAAYGQRGRGQHEVFDSEPAHAKVPAHFGHGYPLHPAPGAPPKGPQGMEQSPEPFHFRYGPHYPHLLPHGTYTCSTHCPQLPFYGRAPGRPCTSPPYALGYHSPPSGSASPLSSTPGKQNCEPHLLETGQGYPHPGLQARTPTETQGPGEEAPWQDAASPPRQPLRETHTAFPAPTELSGPPTPLHTSSPMQSKESPAAPEGGTTASSLQETSARSSPKATASPGAKGTPETSAAPPGPVLSPPLPPSPTQASAHGALAQAQSNGLTLRLLCPQAYSPASPPLGTGLCRMKPGDTPAHLNGPSSPDSPPSNGSPARLLLPGLDGPAQHSPPGAPALSPACARCRTTATLRSPAACNGHLPSDRAEPAPGPLAHCPNGSPLPSPLSLQLPAPPRHACPPDLQCSPTPAFPIATAYYQPGGEQSPPPPGSPSQGLVRACLSLQQPPLPEKRHTPVAGSWERSSPPGQGTGAGHHVTFAPDTARLEPAAPPESHSNVKFVQDTSKFWYKPNLSRDQAVALLKDREPGCFVIRDSNSFQGAYGLALKVATPPANCPPLPSKGDPMEQLVRHFLIETGPKGVKIKGCQNEPYFGSLPALVSQHSITPISLPCKLRIPSRDPVEVTPDVAVPPNMSTAADLLKQGAACSVLYLSSVETESLTGPQAVAKAAASTLSCSPRPPACLVHFKVSAQGITLTDNQRKLFFRRHYPVNSVTFCSTDPQDRRWTNPDGTTSKLFGFVAKKQGSPCENVCHLFAELDPEQPASAIVNFITKVMLGTHRK
- the TNS2 gene encoding tensin-2 isoform X2; translation: MGRGSGSDCCGHRCCHPPRGRQGRGTGTQLTKPEKGLEPHSFKEKGFKTKRRACVVCKEPIEALGLVCQVCKVASHKKCEAKVASSCQPLPPPELRRNTAPARHIQHLGSTKSLHTAKQRSTLPRSFSLDHVMERKYDFDLTYITERIISVFFPPALEEQRYRSNLREVAQMLKSKHEDKYTLFNLSEKRRDISRLNPKVQEFGWPDLHAPPLDKICSICKAMEAWLHAHPQHVVVLHCKGNKGKTGVIVAAYMHYSKISASADQALSTLTMRKFCEDKVAASLQPSQKRYISYFSGLLSGTIKMNCNTLFLHHVLLPAIPSFEPSGGYQPFVKIYQSMQLVYTSGIYSIPGPSPQKLCVTLEPALLLKGDVMVKCYHKQSCSSDRDVVFRVQFHTCTIHSAQLWFGKDELDEAWQDERFPFEASVEFIFSSSPEKMKGLESLRNGPSVTVDYNIADPMVRWDSYENFNLHHEDSLEDLAHTRGPLDGSLYAKIQKQRHLSSFSSTSGSPGSAESTQPGGRLLSLSSDSGHSSTLAEKLDEPSPPAKPQPTPAEREELDRLLGGFGVTARPEPPRPQRGASPPRSWPSTGAKDRETAIVEDELAESSPFGPLAYPDRRAGLARHCSCRLGYRSQSCPGTHGPETLPNGACYRPEGTLERRRLLYSPSGVLLSPAEGYPCLPEAGPGDKRRAYRSLSEGLQPLAHPYAYELPPSPRKQEELLYKVPGYREVVILEEEPLCGLELCPCQHCQETAREEAGLPPTAAFYGLHLGSREPEAWGQESAKNARAGHPGQPVPLLMPAAYGQRGRGQHEVFDSEPAHAKVPAHFGHGYPLHPAPGAPPKGPQGMEQSPEPFHFRYGPHYPHLLPHGTYTCSTHCPQLPFYGRAPGRPCTSPPYALGYHSPPSGSASPLSSTPGKQNCEPHLLETGQGYPHPGLQARTPTETQGPGEEAPWQDAASPPRQPLRETHTAFPAPTELSGPPTPLHTSSPMQSKESPAAPEGGTTASSLQETSARSSPKATASPGAKGTPETSAAPPGPVLSPPLPPSPTQASAHGALAQAQSNGLTLRLLCPQAYSPASPPLGTGLCRMKPGDTPAHLNGPSSPDSPPSNGSPARLLLPGLDGPAQHSPPGAPALSPACARCRTTATLRSPAACNGHLPSDRAEPAPGPLAHCPNGSPLPSPLSLQLPAPPRHACPPDLQCSPTPAFPIATAYYQPGGEQSPPPPGSPSQGLVRACLSLQQPPLPEKRHTPVAGSWERSSPPGQGTGAGHHVTFAPDTARLEPAAPPESHSNVKFVQDTSKFWYKPNLSRDQAVALLKDREPGCFVIRDSNSFQGAYGLALKVATPPANCPPLPSKGDPMEQLVRHFLIETGPKGVKIKGCQNEPYFGSLPALVSQHSITPISLPCKLRIPSRDPVEVTPDVAVPPNMSTAADLLKQGAACSVLYLSSVETESLTGPQAVAKAAASTLSCSPRPPACLVHFKVSAQGITLTDNQRKLFFRRHYPVNSVTFCSTDPQDRRWTNPDGTTSKLFGFVAKKQGSPCENVCHLFAELDPEQPASAIVNFITKVMLGTHRK
- the TNS2 gene encoding tensin-2 isoform X4, yielding MKPEKGLEPHSFKEKGFKTKRRACVVCKEPIEALGLVCQVCKVASHKKCEAKVASSCQPLPPPELRRNTAPARHIQHLGSTKSLHTAKQRSTLPRSFSLDHVMERKYDFDLTYITERIISVFFPPALEEQRYRSNLREVAQMLKSKHEDKYTLFNLSEKRRDISRLNPKVQEFGWPDLHAPPLDKICSICKAMEAWLHAHPQHVVVLHCKGNKGKTGVIVAAYMHYSKISASADQALSTLTMRKFCEDKVAASLQPSQKRYISYFSGLLSGTIKMNCNTLFLHHVLLPAIPSFEPSGGYQPFVKIYQSMQLVYTSGIYSIPGPSPQKLCVTLEPALLLKGDVMVKCYHKQSCSSDRDVVFRVQFHTCTIHSAQLWFGKDELDEAWQDERFPFEASVEFIFSSSPEKMKGLESLRNGPSVTVDYNIADPMVRWDSYENFNLHHEDSLEDLAHTRGPLDGSLYAKIQKQRHLSSFSSTSGSPGSAESTQPGGRLLSLSSDSGHSSTLAEKLDEPSPPAKPQPTPAEREELDRLLGGFGVTARPEPPRPQRGASPPRSWPSTGAKDRETAIVEDELAESSPFGPLAYPDRRAGLARHCSCRLGYRSQSCPGTHGPETLPNGACYRPEGTLERRRLLYSPSGVLLSPAEGYPCLPEAGPGDKRRAYRSLSEGLQPLAHPYAYELPPSPRKQEELLYKVPGYREVVILEEEPLCGLELCPCQHCQETAREEAGLPPTAAFYGLHLGSREPEAWGQESAKNARAGHPGQPVPLLMPAAYGQRGRGQHEVFDSEPAHAKVPAHFGHGYPLHPAPGAPPKGPQGMEQSPEPFHFRYGPHYPHLLPHGTYTCSTHCPQLPFYGRAPGRPCTSPPYALGYHSPPSGSASPLSSTPGKQNCEPHLLETGQGYPHPGLQARTPTETQGPGEEAPWQDAASPPRQPLRETHTAFPAPTELSGPPTPLHTSSPMQSKESPAAPEGGTTASSLQETSARSSPKATASPGAKGTPETSAAPPGPVLSPPLPPSPTQASAHGALAQAQSNGLTLRLLCPQAYSPASPPLGTGLCRMKPGDTPAHLNGPSSPDSPPSNGSPARLLLPGLDGPAQHSPPGAPALSPACARCRTTATLRSPAACNGHLPSDRAEPAPGPLAHCPNGSPLPSPLSLQLPAPPRHACPPDLQCSPTPAFPIATAYYQPGGEQSPPPPGSPSQGLVRACLSLQQPPLPEKRHTPVAGSWERSSPPGQGTGAGHHVTFAPDTARLEPAAPPESHSNVKFVQDTSKFWYKPNLSRDQAVALLKDREPGCFVIRDSNSFQGAYGLALKVATPPANCPPLPSKGDPMEQLVRHFLIETGPKGVKIKGCQNEPYFGSLPALVSQHSITPISLPCKLRIPSRDPVEVTPDVAVPPNMSTAADLLKQGAACSVLYLSSVETESLTGPQAVAKAAASTLSCSPRPPACLVHFKVSAQGITLTDNQRKLFFRRHYPVNSVTFCSTDPQDRRWTNPDGTTSKLFGFVAKKQGSPCENVCHLFAELDPEQPASAIVNFITKVMLGTHRK